The Salegentibacter mishustinae genome includes a window with the following:
- a CDS encoding L-threonylcarbamoyladenylate synthase codes for MAELLRIYDENPSQKHINKVVETLRNGGLIIYPTDTVYGLGCDITNTSALEKIAQIKGVKLEKANFSFVCEDLSNLSDYVKQIDSATFKILKRNLPGPFTFILPGNNNLPNVFKKKKTVGIRVPDNAICKSIVATLGNPIVSTSIYDEDEVLEYTTDPELIKEKWDHLVDIVIDGGYGDNIPSTVVDLTTTQPEVIREGKGSAENL; via the coding sequence ATGGCTGAATTACTTAGAATTTATGACGAAAACCCAAGTCAGAAACATATTAATAAAGTAGTAGAAACTTTAAGAAACGGCGGACTTATAATTTACCCTACAGACACTGTTTATGGTTTAGGCTGCGATATAACCAATACCTCGGCATTAGAAAAAATTGCGCAAATTAAAGGTGTAAAACTTGAAAAGGCTAATTTCTCGTTTGTTTGCGAAGATCTTAGCAATCTTTCAGATTATGTGAAGCAGATAGATTCTGCCACCTTTAAAATACTAAAGAGAAATCTACCCGGGCCCTTTACTTTTATTCTTCCCGGAAATAATAATCTCCCAAATGTCTTTAAAAAGAAAAAAACAGTTGGGATTAGAGTCCCGGATAATGCTATTTGTAAAAGTATTGTGGCCACTTTAGGAAATCCTATTGTTTCTACTTCAATTTATGATGAAGATGAAGTACTGGAATATACCACCGATCCGGAATTGATTAAAGAAAAGTGGGACCATTTAGTAGATATTGTTATTGACGGGGGTTATGGAGATAATATACCCTCAACGGTGGTAGATCTAACTACGACGCAACCAGAAGTAATTAGAGAAGGAAAAGGAAGTGCCGAAAATTTATAG
- a CDS encoding hypervirulence associated TUDOR domain-containing protein, which produces MIKEGSNVKWKWGNGEAKGKVTKTYAEEVTKTIDGSEITRKGEEGNKALFIEQEDGSKVLKLESEVSKSD; this is translated from the coding sequence ATGATTAAAGAAGGAAGTAATGTCAAGTGGAAATGGGGTAATGGAGAAGCAAAAGGCAAAGTAACCAAAACTTATGCTGAAGAAGTTACAAAAACCATAGATGGAAGCGAAATTACCCGAAAAGGAGAAGAAGGGAATAAAGCGCTTTTTATAGAGCAGGAAGATGGTAGTAAAGTGCTGAAGCTGGAAAGTGAAGTTTCTAAATCGGATTAA
- a CDS encoding ATP-dependent helicase: MEAYLAELNDAQRAPVLQKDGAMIVIAGAGSGKTRVLTYRIAYLMSQGVDPFNILSLTFTNKAAREMKTRIAKIVGNSEAKNLWMGTFHSIFAKILRFEADKLGYPSNFTIYDTQDSQSVIRAIIKDMRLDKDVYKYKQVYSRISSYKNSLITVKAYFQNPELKEADAMSKKPRLGEIYQEYVERCFKAGAMDFDDLLLKTNELLNRFPEVLQKYQNRFRYILVDEYQDTNHSQYLIVKALSDKFQNICVVGDDAQSIYAFRGANINNILNFQKDYENVQMYRLEQNYRSTKNIVNAANSIIEKNKTKLEKVVWTANDEGPKIVVNRLLTDGEEGRFVAGSIFENRMQNQMSNGDFAILYRTNAQSRAMEDALRKKEIPYRIYGGLSFYQRKEIKDVLSYLRLLINPKDEEALKRVINYPARGIGQTTMDKLSIAGNQYGKTIFEIIENIDHLDLKINKSTRTKLDNFVNMIKSFTILAENADAFTVADTVTKKTGLVQELKKDGTPEGIARIENIEELLNGIKDFVEGQKELADADGSLAEFLEDVALATDMDKDTGDDDRVALMTIHLAKGLEFPYVYIVGLEEDLFPSGMSMNTRSELEEERRLFYVALTRAEKQAYLTYTQSRYRWGKLVDAEPSRFIEEVDEQYVNYMIPQDDYKYKPLIDTDIFGDEVDKSKLRQTKPKKGTPPPAHKPSESQLRKLRKLKPASPEPEKASNSIKLEAGNVVEHMRFGKGKVLAIDGVGQDKKAEIDFENGGIKKLLLRFAKLKLIS, from the coding sequence TTGGAAGCTTATTTAGCCGAATTAAATGACGCACAACGTGCACCTGTACTGCAAAAGGATGGCGCAATGATTGTGATTGCAGGAGCAGGATCTGGAAAAACAAGGGTGCTTACTTACCGTATTGCTTATCTTATGAGCCAGGGTGTAGATCCTTTTAATATTTTGTCTTTAACTTTTACCAATAAAGCTGCACGGGAAATGAAAACCCGTATCGCTAAGATTGTAGGTAACAGTGAAGCGAAAAACCTTTGGATGGGTACTTTTCACTCTATTTTTGCCAAAATTTTGCGTTTTGAAGCCGATAAATTGGGCTATCCTTCAAATTTTACGATTTACGATACACAGGATTCGCAAAGTGTAATTAGAGCGATTATAAAAGATATGCGTCTGGATAAAGACGTTTATAAATACAAGCAGGTTTATAGCAGGATTTCTTCTTATAAAAACAGTTTGATAACTGTAAAAGCTTATTTCCAAAATCCGGAATTGAAGGAAGCTGATGCGATGTCTAAAAAACCACGTTTAGGGGAAATCTACCAGGAATATGTAGAGCGGTGTTTTAAAGCCGGCGCAATGGATTTTGATGATTTGCTGCTGAAAACAAACGAGCTTTTAAACAGATTTCCAGAAGTGCTTCAGAAATACCAGAATCGTTTCCGGTATATTTTGGTAGATGAGTACCAGGATACAAACCATTCGCAATACTTAATTGTAAAAGCACTTTCCGATAAGTTTCAGAATATATGCGTGGTGGGAGATGATGCGCAGAGTATTTATGCTTTCCGCGGAGCGAATATTAATAACATTCTGAATTTCCAGAAAGATTATGAGAATGTGCAAATGTACCGGCTGGAGCAAAATTACCGTTCTACCAAGAACATTGTGAATGCTGCTAACTCGATAATTGAAAAGAATAAAACCAAGCTTGAAAAAGTAGTTTGGACGGCCAATGATGAAGGGCCAAAAATTGTAGTAAATCGCTTGCTAACCGATGGGGAAGAAGGTCGTTTTGTTGCAGGTTCTATTTTTGAAAATAGAATGCAAAACCAAATGAGTAATGGCGATTTTGCGATTCTTTACCGAACCAACGCCCAGAGTAGGGCGATGGAAGATGCGCTTCGAAAAAAAGAAATTCCGTATAGAATTTACGGCGGACTTTCATTCTACCAGCGAAAGGAGATTAAAGATGTGCTTTCTTATTTACGTTTGTTGATAAACCCGAAAGATGAAGAAGCACTTAAGCGCGTGATCAATTATCCTGCCCGTGGAATTGGGCAAACTACAATGGATAAATTGAGCATAGCCGGAAATCAATATGGGAAGACCATTTTTGAAATTATTGAAAATATAGATCATCTGGATCTAAAGATCAATAAGAGTACGCGTACCAAGCTGGATAATTTCGTGAACATGATCAAGAGTTTCACGATTCTTGCTGAAAACGCCGATGCATTTACCGTAGCCGATACTGTAACCAAAAAAACAGGTTTAGTTCAGGAATTAAAGAAAGATGGTACTCCCGAAGGAATTGCCAGGATTGAAAATATCGAAGAATTATTAAACGGGATCAAGGATTTTGTGGAAGGCCAAAAGGAACTGGCAGATGCCGATGGTTCTCTGGCTGAATTCCTTGAGGATGTAGCGCTAGCTACAGATATGGACAAAGATACCGGAGATGATGATCGTGTTGCCTTAATGACTATTCACCTGGCAAAAGGTTTGGAGTTTCCCTATGTATATATTGTTGGCCTGGAAGAAGATCTTTTTCCTTCAGGAATGAGTATGAATACCCGAAGCGAGCTGGAAGAAGAACGCCGATTATTCTATGTGGCGCTTACCCGTGCCGAAAAACAGGCTTATTTAACTTATACCCAGTCCCGTTACCGTTGGGGAAAATTAGTAGATGCAGAACCGAGTAGGTTTATAGAAGAAGTAGATGAGCAGTATGTGAATTATATGATTCCGCAAGATGATTATAAATACAAGCCCCTAATTGATACCGATATTTTTGGTGATGAGGTTGATAAAAGTAAACTGCGACAAACCAAACCTAAAAAAGGAACTCCGCCGCCTGCACACAAACCAAGCGAATCTCAATTAAGAAAACTTAGAAAATTAAAACCTGCCAGCCCGGAGCCTGAAAAAGCTTCAAATTCTATAAAGCTGGAAGCCGGGAATGTGGTGGAGCATATGCGTTTTGGCAAAGGAAAAGTTCTGGCTATAGATGGTGTTGGGCAGGATAAAAAAGCTGAAATAGATTTTGAGAACGGAGGAATTAAAAAGTTACTGCTAAGGTTCGCTAAATTGAAATTGATCTCCTAA
- a CDS encoding amidohydrolase — MRRIIFSLLGLFSFTLTAQEIDSEINTSAEEIEEQVIEWRRDFHQYPELSNRETETAKKIAAHLQSLGIETTTGIAKTGVVGILKGDNEGKTVALRADIDALPVTERNDLPFKSEVRTEFLGSETGVMHACGHDTHIAIMMGVAEVLSKNKDKINGTVKFIFQPAEEGPPPGEEGGASLMIKEGVLKNPDVDAIFGLHINSETPVETIRYKPEGTMAAVERFVINVKGKQTHGSAPWSGTDPILISAKIIDGLQTIISRESKLVDAAAVITVGKITSGVRFNIIPETAEMIGTIRTLDPDMKKLILKRMNEMVPAIAKAYGGEATVEIQNNTAITYNDPELTSKMLPTLQAVAGEENVVLAKATTGGEDFSFFQEEVPGFYYFLGGKPLDSTEPAPHHTPDFYIDESGMLLGVKTMSQLAIDYLNQ; from the coding sequence ATGAGAAGAATTATTTTCAGCCTGCTTGGGCTTTTCAGTTTTACTTTAACCGCCCAGGAAATTGATTCAGAGATCAATACTTCTGCAGAAGAAATAGAAGAACAGGTAATCGAGTGGCGAAGAGATTTTCACCAGTATCCCGAACTTTCCAACCGGGAAACCGAAACCGCTAAAAAAATTGCAGCTCATTTACAAAGTCTGGGAATTGAAACTACTACCGGAATCGCAAAAACCGGCGTGGTAGGAATTTTAAAAGGTGATAATGAAGGAAAAACGGTGGCCTTAAGAGCAGATATTGATGCGCTCCCGGTAACCGAAAGAAATGATCTCCCATTTAAATCTGAAGTAAGAACAGAATTTTTAGGTTCTGAAACCGGGGTAATGCACGCCTGTGGACACGATACACATATCGCGATTATGATGGGTGTCGCTGAAGTGCTTTCAAAAAATAAGGATAAAATAAATGGCACGGTAAAATTTATATTCCAACCCGCCGAGGAAGGTCCGCCGCCGGGTGAAGAAGGCGGTGCCTCTCTCATGATCAAGGAAGGTGTGCTAAAAAATCCTGATGTAGATGCGATTTTCGGGCTTCATATTAACTCGGAAACACCGGTAGAAACCATTCGTTATAAACCAGAAGGCACGATGGCCGCGGTAGAACGTTTTGTAATAAACGTAAAGGGAAAACAAACTCATGGTTCTGCACCCTGGAGCGGTACCGATCCCATTTTAATTTCAGCAAAAATCATAGATGGTTTACAAACCATCATTAGCCGGGAATCTAAACTGGTAGATGCCGCAGCAGTAATTACTGTTGGAAAAATAACAAGTGGCGTACGATTTAATATTATTCCTGAAACCGCTGAAATGATTGGAACCATAAGAACCCTGGATCCAGATATGAAAAAATTAATTTTAAAAAGAATGAACGAAATGGTTCCGGCCATTGCTAAAGCTTATGGCGGGGAGGCTACCGTAGAAATTCAAAATAATACTGCGATTACCTACAATGATCCTGAATTAACCAGCAAAATGCTGCCTACGTTACAGGCTGTAGCAGGAGAAGAAAATGTAGTTTTAGCTAAAGCCACCACCGGCGGGGAAGATTTTTCTTTCTTTCAGGAGGAAGTACCCGGTTTTTATTATTTTCTTGGCGGAAAACCATTAGATTCTACCGAACCGGCACCTCATCACACTCCCGACTTTTATATAGATGAAAGCGGAATGTTGCTGGGTGTAAAAACTATGTCTCAACTGGCTATAGATTACCTAAATCAATAA
- a CDS encoding FMN-binding glutamate synthase family protein — MENVFDVLASIEWWRWILIVIVFIAIKDIFFNREHTIKHNFPVVGHLRYFLEGIGPELRQYIVASNRDELPFNRIERGWIYASAKNENNYEGFGTDQDIFSTHYIFINNAMIPFKLKEDHPNTLDPNFIACGKVMGLYNERKRPFRPASIINVSAMSFGSLSAKAIASLNEGCKEAGAYHNTGEGGLSKYHQRGADVIFHFGTGYFGVRDNDGNFSMEEMVKLVKENPQIRAIEIKLSQGAKPGKGGVLPASKITKEISEIRNVPLGKDVLSPPNHSAFSDIPELVDFVEDIAEATGLPVGIKSAVGKLDQWEELAKFMAKTKRGPDFITIDGGEGGTGAAPPSFADHVSLPWIYAFTDVYQIFLNHGITDRIVFIGSGKLGFPAQAAMAFALGVDCINVAREAMMSIGCIQAQACHNNTCPTGVATQNKWLQAGINIKDKSKRVNYYFTKFRKELLEITHACGYEHPSQFTMDDVEINLSDKNLAKTLATTFSYHKEKVPFDGIKAHLECPHLGGKYKQKEVETKEAETEETTPHNKDK; from the coding sequence ATGGAAAATGTATTTGATGTTTTAGCTTCAATTGAATGGTGGAGATGGATCTTAATTGTTATTGTTTTTATCGCGATTAAAGACATTTTCTTCAACAGGGAACATACCATTAAACACAATTTCCCTGTGGTGGGACATCTGCGTTATTTTCTGGAAGGGATTGGCCCTGAATTACGCCAGTATATTGTTGCCAGTAATAGAGACGAATTACCCTTTAACCGTATAGAACGGGGCTGGATATACGCTTCGGCGAAAAATGAGAATAATTACGAAGGTTTTGGAACCGATCAGGATATATTTTCTACGCATTATATTTTCATAAATAATGCGATGATTCCGTTTAAACTAAAAGAAGATCATCCCAATACATTAGATCCTAATTTTATTGCCTGCGGAAAAGTAATGGGATTATACAACGAACGGAAGCGCCCATTTAGACCTGCATCAATCATCAATGTGTCAGCAATGAGCTTTGGATCGCTTTCAGCAAAAGCAATTGCTTCTTTAAACGAAGGTTGCAAGGAAGCTGGGGCATATCACAATACAGGCGAAGGCGGACTTTCGAAATACCACCAAAGAGGCGCCGATGTGATTTTTCATTTTGGTACCGGTTATTTTGGAGTGCGTGACAACGATGGTAACTTTTCTATGGAAGAAATGGTAAAACTAGTAAAAGAAAATCCACAGATAAGAGCTATTGAAATTAAACTTTCCCAGGGCGCCAAACCGGGAAAAGGAGGTGTTTTACCTGCTTCAAAAATCACTAAAGAAATTTCTGAAATTAGAAATGTTCCTTTAGGAAAAGACGTGCTTTCCCCGCCCAATCATTCTGCATTTAGTGATATTCCTGAGTTAGTTGATTTTGTTGAAGATATTGCTGAAGCAACAGGCCTACCTGTTGGAATCAAATCGGCGGTAGGAAAATTAGACCAGTGGGAAGAGCTGGCAAAATTTATGGCTAAAACCAAACGTGGACCGGATTTTATCACCATAGATGGTGGCGAAGGTGGTACCGGTGCTGCCCCGCCAAGTTTCGCCGATCACGTTTCCCTACCCTGGATATATGCGTTTACCGATGTTTATCAAATCTTTTTAAACCACGGAATTACCGATAGAATTGTATTTATTGGAAGCGGAAAACTTGGTTTTCCGGCACAGGCGGCTATGGCTTTTGCGCTTGGTGTTGATTGCATAAATGTAGCCCGGGAGGCAATGATGAGCATTGGTTGCATCCAGGCCCAAGCCTGCCACAATAATACCTGCCCCACCGGCGTTGCTACACAAAACAAATGGCTACAGGCGGGAATTAATATTAAGGACAAATCAAAAAGGGTAAATTATTACTTTACAAAGTTTAGAAAAGAACTACTGGAAATTACCCACGCCTGTGGTTACGAGCATCCCTCTCAATTTACTATGGACGATGTGGAGATAAATCTAAGCGATAAGAACCTGGCAAAAACCCTGGCGACCACTTTTTCTTATCACAAAGAAAAAGTACCTTTCGACGGAATTAAAGCACATTTAGAGTGCCCGCATTTGGGTGGAAAATACAAACAAAAAGAAGTTGAAACCAAAGAGGCAGAAACCGAAGAAACTACGCCTCACAATAAAGACAAATGA
- a CDS encoding DUF7935 family protein codes for MNQIELSQLLLAILPALIVGMVAFYFFSSYNKNEENRRNFLLHRETQKTALPLKLQAYERMTLFLERISPGKILFRVKPNSDDKKAYERLLINTIEQEFEHNLAQQIYLSTESWDYIKTAKNATIGIIRKANQQESVTDADKLREVILKNLIEKQSPTEAAIAYLKNEVKRFI; via the coding sequence ATGAATCAGATAGAACTTTCACAATTATTATTGGCTATTTTACCCGCACTTATTGTTGGAATGGTAGCCTTTTATTTTTTTAGTTCCTACAACAAAAACGAAGAGAACAGGAGAAATTTCTTATTACATCGTGAAACCCAAAAAACAGCGCTTCCGCTTAAATTACAAGCATACGAGAGAATGACGCTATTTTTAGAACGAATTTCACCCGGTAAAATCTTATTCAGGGTAAAGCCAAATTCTGATGACAAAAAAGCTTACGAGCGTTTATTGATCAATACTATAGAACAGGAATTTGAACATAACCTGGCCCAACAAATTTATCTTTCTACAGAATCCTGGGATTATATAAAAACGGCTAAAAACGCTACCATAGGGATCATTAGGAAAGCCAATCAACAGGAAAGTGTAACCGATGCCGATAAATTAAGGGAAGTGATCTTAAAAAATCTCATAGAGAAACAATCCCCAACCGAAGCTGCTATTGCTTATCTAAAAAATGAAGTGAAACGCTTTATTTAA
- a CDS encoding patatin-like phospholipase family protein codes for MRALVISGGGSKGAFAGGVAQYLIQEEGKKYDLFLGTSTGSLLIPHLAMGNIDKVYDIYTNVNQRKIFNVNPFVVKRKEGREYVTINYFNMFWQFVRKKRTFGESQNLRKHIKRNFSEENFDHLKNQVEDVVVTVSNLSKNRVEYKSINDFTYEDFCDWIWISCNYIPFMSLAKKDGFEYADGGLGCVVPIREAIKRGATEVDAIILEAENMEYNKVLGKNPFSLMINLFGFLLDQVEYHDIVEGKLAALNKKVKLNTYYTPTKLTENSLVFNKKLMGEWWQQGYDHAKEKHLQYLATKRKGFFGLF; via the coding sequence ATGCGTGCACTGGTAATATCGGGCGGGGGCAGTAAAGGCGCTTTTGCAGGCGGCGTTGCCCAATATTTAATTCAGGAAGAAGGCAAGAAGTACGATTTATTTCTGGGCACTTCTACCGGAAGTCTTTTAATTCCGCACCTTGCTATGGGAAATATAGACAAGGTCTATGATATCTACACCAATGTAAATCAGCGTAAAATTTTTAATGTTAATCCTTTTGTAGTAAAACGAAAGGAAGGTAGGGAGTATGTGACGATTAATTACTTTAATATGTTCTGGCAGTTTGTTCGGAAGAAAAGAACGTTTGGAGAAAGTCAAAACCTACGAAAACATATAAAGCGTAATTTTTCTGAGGAAAATTTCGATCATCTTAAAAACCAGGTGGAAGATGTAGTGGTTACCGTTTCTAATTTGTCTAAAAATCGCGTAGAGTATAAATCGATTAACGATTTTACTTATGAAGATTTTTGTGACTGGATTTGGATTAGCTGTAATTACATTCCTTTTATGAGTTTAGCCAAAAAAGACGGATTTGAATATGCCGATGGAGGGCTGGGTTGCGTAGTACCAATTCGGGAAGCAATAAAGCGGGGCGCTACAGAGGTTGACGCTATTATCCTTGAAGCCGAAAATATGGAATACAATAAGGTTTTAGGTAAAAATCCATTTTCTTTAATGATCAACCTTTTTGGATTTTTACTGGACCAAGTAGAATATCACGATATCGTGGAGGGGAAGCTTGCCGCTCTAAATAAAAAAGTGAAATTAAACACCTATTATACCCCTACAAAGCTCACAGAAAACTCCCTCGTTTTTAATAAGAAATTAATGGGCGAATGGTGGCAGCAAGGTTACGATCATGCAAAAGAAAAACATTTACAATACCTGGCTACTAAAAGAAAAGGTTTTTTCGGCTTGTTTTAA
- a CDS encoding patatin-like phospholipase family protein — translation MRALVISGGGSKGAFAGGVAQYLIEELKRDYELYLGTSTGSLLISHLALNKCEKIKEIYTSVNQESIFSNRPFLIKRRHGYDQISINHINVVRNFIQGKKTFGESKNLKKLIQSTLTEDEFLSLKSSKKDIVVTVSNISLNTVEYKSIKDFDYDEFCEWIWISCNYTPFMSLVQKDGCEYADGGLGTMVPIEEAIKRGATHIDAVILQTEATFYNRMPSKNVFGLITNLFRFMLDRIEKQNIQIGKFAAANKNTTINFYYTPTVLTTNSLIFDEKQMKSWWKTGYTYAREKSEEMNQIEP, via the coding sequence ATGCGGGCATTAGTAATATCTGGTGGAGGAAGCAAAGGCGCTTTTGCCGGCGGTGTTGCCCAATATTTAATTGAAGAATTAAAGCGGGATTACGAGCTTTACCTGGGAACTTCTACGGGTAGTTTGCTAATTTCTCACCTGGCTTTGAATAAGTGCGAAAAGATAAAGGAAATTTACACCTCGGTAAATCAAGAAAGTATTTTTAGCAATCGGCCTTTTCTTATAAAGCGGCGTCACGGTTACGATCAAATAAGTATAAATCACATTAATGTAGTTCGTAATTTTATTCAGGGGAAAAAAACTTTTGGCGAAAGCAAAAACTTGAAAAAGCTTATTCAAAGTACCTTAACCGAAGATGAATTTTTAAGCTTAAAATCCAGTAAAAAGGATATTGTGGTTACTGTTTCTAATATTTCCCTTAATACTGTAGAATATAAATCGATTAAAGATTTTGACTACGATGAATTTTGTGAATGGATCTGGATTTCATGTAATTACACACCATTTATGAGCCTGGTGCAAAAAGATGGTTGCGAATATGCCGATGGTGGACTTGGAACTATGGTGCCTATTGAAGAAGCTATTAAAAGAGGAGCAACCCATATAGATGCTGTTATTTTGCAAACCGAAGCTACTTTTTATAATAGAATGCCTTCTAAAAACGTTTTTGGATTGATCACTAATTTGTTTCGGTTTATGCTAGATAGAATAGAGAAACAGAATATTCAAATTGGGAAATTTGCCGCAGCCAATAAAAATACGACCATAAATTTTTACTACACACCTACGGTATTAACTACCAATTCCCTTATTTTTGATGAGAAACAAATGAAATCCTGGTGGAAAACTGGCTATACTTATGCTAGAGAAAAAAGCGAGGAAATGAACCAAATTGAACCTTAA
- a CDS encoding M1 family metallopeptidase — MKYPLIALLCFFCWNTYSQAPLADSLDQINSIDFKKAEAEVRVFPKEKRVSGTIKYNFQILKNIDSFYVDARNMNFDKILLNEKSVAFRNTGQRIWIKNELSPSENNSLQLKYSVAPKKAVYFINWELPDSIDAPKQVWTQGQGRYTSNWLPSFDDQREKVEFDISYQFPENLEVMANGKLTTTSITDSLKNWSFDMKRPMSSYLLAFAAGNYLMEATESNSGVELQFYMPVSEEDKLEPTYRHTKQIFDFLEGEIGVAYPWQNYKQAPVRDFLYSGMENIAATIFDHAFITDSIAFKDRNYVSVNAHEMAHQWFGNLVTAETANDHWLHEGFATFYALLAEREIFGDDYYYWKLYQSAEQLKELSDQGKGEKVTKANASSLTYYQKGAWALHILREKVGEEAFNTAVKNYLEQYKLKTATTSNFIAEVEAAANVDLSDFMAKWLNQTAFQGFAALNSLKNSEFIKKHLEILALRETPLEKKEEVLSAALDFPVNDYTGQEVVYQLAGETSETAIKLYKKAFETNNIYVRQAIATSMERIPKQLKDDFESLLEDESYLTKEVALLKLWMNFPQEVSTYLDKTKGITGFTNKNVRMLWLTLNLITPDYEPEKQQEIYKELSGYTSTYYPIEVRENAFGYLYQINSFSTQNLLDLMQGTQHHAYRFRDYSRQLLAELLKKEEYRQKFLALDDRLSQKEQEYLQTKL; from the coding sequence ATGAAATATCCCCTTATTGCCCTTCTTTGTTTCTTTTGTTGGAATACTTACAGCCAGGCGCCATTAGCTGATTCGCTAGATCAGATCAATAGTATAGATTTTAAAAAAGCTGAAGCTGAAGTTAGGGTTTTTCCAAAGGAAAAACGGGTTTCTGGTACAATCAAATATAATTTTCAGATTCTAAAAAACATTGATTCGTTTTATGTAGATGCCAGGAATATGAATTTTGATAAAATTCTGCTGAACGAAAAATCGGTAGCTTTTAGAAACACCGGGCAGCGCATTTGGATAAAGAATGAATTATCACCTTCGGAAAACAATTCCCTTCAACTGAAATATTCAGTAGCGCCAAAGAAAGCAGTTTATTTTATCAACTGGGAACTTCCTGATTCTATAGATGCACCAAAGCAAGTCTGGACGCAAGGGCAGGGAAGGTACACTTCCAATTGGTTACCGTCTTTTGACGATCAACGCGAAAAAGTTGAATTTGATATTTCGTATCAATTTCCTGAAAACCTGGAAGTGATGGCGAATGGTAAACTCACCACGACTTCTATAACCGATTCTCTAAAAAATTGGAGTTTTGATATGAAGCGGCCTATGAGTAGTTATTTGCTGGCATTTGCTGCGGGAAATTATTTAATGGAGGCAACCGAATCTAATTCAGGAGTTGAATTGCAATTTTATATGCCGGTTTCTGAGGAAGATAAATTAGAGCCTACTTATCGCCATACCAAACAGATTTTTGATTTCCTGGAAGGTGAAATCGGTGTGGCTTATCCGTGGCAAAATTATAAACAGGCACCGGTGCGCGATTTTCTATATTCTGGGATGGAAAATATTGCTGCAACTATTTTTGACCACGCCTTTATCACCGATTCTATAGCTTTTAAAGATCGAAATTATGTAAGTGTAAATGCGCACGAAATGGCCCATCAATGGTTTGGAAATTTGGTAACTGCAGAGACAGCGAACGATCATTGGTTACACGAAGGTTTTGCCACTTTTTATGCATTACTGGCAGAACGGGAAATTTTTGGAGACGATTATTATTACTGGAAGCTCTACCAATCTGCCGAGCAATTAAAAGAATTAAGCGATCAGGGAAAAGGCGAAAAGGTAACTAAAGCTAACGCGAGTTCGCTTACCTATTATCAAAAAGGAGCCTGGGCTTTGCATATTTTGAGAGAAAAAGTGGGTGAAGAAGCCTTTAACACCGCGGTAAAGAATTACCTGGAACAATATAAACTTAAAACAGCCACTACTAGTAATTTTATTGCCGAAGTTGAAGCAGCTGCCAACGTAGATTTGTCTGATTTTATGGCGAAGTGGTTAAATCAAACCGCTTTTCAGGGATTTGCGGCTTTAAATTCTTTGAAAAATTCTGAATTTATAAAAAAGCATTTAGAAATACTTGCGCTAAGAGAAACTCCTTTGGAGAAAAAAGAAGAGGTTTTAAGTGCCGCTTTAGATTTTCCGGTAAATGATTATACCGGGCAGGAAGTGGTTTACCAATTGGCAGGAGAAACTTCAGAAACAGCAATAAAGCTTTATAAAAAAGCATTTGAAACCAATAACATTTATGTTCGGCAGGCTATTGCTACCAGCATGGAAAGAATTCCGAAGCAGCTTAAAGACGATTTTGAATCTTTGCTTGAGGATGAATCTTATCTCACAAAAGAAGTAGCGCTGCTAAAATTATGGATGAATTTTCCGCAGGAGGTTTCCACTTATTTGGATAAAACAAAAGGAATTACCGGATTCACCAATAAAAACGTACGAATGCTCTGGTTAACCTTAAACCTTATAACCCCAGACTATGAGCCTGAAAAACAACAGGAAATTTACAAGGAGCTTTCGGGTTACACATCAACCTACTATCCTATAGAAGTAAGGGAAAACGCTTTTGGTTATTTATACCAAATAAATAGTTTTTCTACTCAGAACTTACTGGATCTAATGCAGGGAACACAGCATCATGCGTATAGGTTTAGGGATTATAGCAGGCAATTGTTGGCCGAGTTGCTAAAGAAGGAAGAATATCGGCAAAAATTCTTAGCTTTAGATGATCGTCTTTCTCAAAAAGAGCAAGAGTATTTGCAAACTAAACTTTAA